In Rubrivirga marina, the following are encoded in one genomic region:
- a CDS encoding TlpA family protein disulfide reductase — MRRALALLAVLVSLPLAAQEAGVPFAAAYGAPGVPDFPPLARGLTNPSMVTVPVPDTSQTIQIAWGEREGERVAVVFHRWSDGVSFTPFPVNPDGVAAQTVDLKLTPGSETATPLEVRVIPEHGLALYRWTLSEATAAGGVPTAAPNPLALGTTPALTVRHLDGTEARLADYRGQVVVLNWWSVTCSPCVAEMPGLNRLVEAYGDRATFLAVSWDTAEDVDRLLARFPFDYTQTLGDDTATALFGEAFPRHVVLDREGRVVFDTSGGSEGTGDELAPEIEAALAG; from the coding sequence ATGCGTCGCGCCCTCGCCCTGCTCGCCGTCCTCGTCTCGCTTCCGCTCGCCGCGCAGGAGGCCGGCGTCCCGTTCGCCGCAGCCTACGGGGCGCCGGGGGTCCCGGACTTCCCCCCGCTGGCGCGCGGGCTGACGAACCCGTCGATGGTCACGGTCCCCGTTCCAGACACGTCCCAAACGATCCAGATCGCGTGGGGCGAGCGCGAGGGCGAGAGGGTCGCCGTCGTGTTCCACCGGTGGTCCGACGGGGTGTCGTTCACCCCGTTCCCGGTGAACCCCGACGGCGTCGCCGCGCAGACCGTCGACCTGAAGCTGACGCCCGGGAGCGAGACCGCGACACCCCTCGAGGTCCGCGTGATTCCGGAGCATGGGCTCGCGCTGTACCGCTGGACGCTCTCCGAGGCGACGGCGGCCGGCGGCGTCCCGACCGCCGCGCCCAACCCGCTCGCCCTTGGGACGACGCCCGCCCTCACCGTCCGCCACCTCGACGGGACCGAGGCGCGCCTGGCCGACTACCGCGGGCAAGTCGTCGTGCTCAACTGGTGGTCCGTGACGTGCTCGCCGTGCGTGGCCGAGATGCCGGGCCTCAACCGGCTCGTCGAGGCGTACGGCGACCGCGCGACGTTCCTCGCCGTCTCGTGGGACACCGCCGAGGACGTCGACCGGCTCCTCGCGCGCTTCCCGTTCGACTACACCCAGACGCTCGGCGACGACACCGCCACAGCCCTCTTCGGCGAGGCGTTCCCTCGGCACGTCGTCCTCGACCGCGAGGGCCGGGTCGTCTTCGACACGTCGGGCGGGAGCGAGGGCACCGGCGACGAGCTGGCGCCCGAGATCGAGGCCGCGCTCGCCGGCTGA
- a CDS encoding YdeI/OmpD-associated family protein, which produces MPEHVFAGPVLRTDGGLGMHYVPIPTEVDGALDGARIVTGTLAGSESDGVPFRRAVHGRGDGAPKLLFGKKVLAEAGLAFGATAFVELEPAADPDAVHLPAELEEALRQDDAARERFETFTPGRQRSLGVYIDQAKRPATRVRRALDLCEKIRTRTLYGDRD; this is translated from the coding sequence ATGCCCGAGCACGTCTTCGCCGGCCCCGTCCTCCGCACCGACGGCGGGCTGGGGATGCACTACGTCCCGATCCCCACCGAGGTCGACGGCGCGCTCGACGGCGCCCGCATCGTGACGGGCACGCTGGCCGGGTCCGAGAGCGACGGCGTCCCGTTCCGCCGCGCCGTCCACGGCCGCGGCGACGGCGCCCCGAAGCTCCTCTTTGGCAAGAAGGTGCTGGCCGAGGCCGGCCTCGCGTTCGGCGCGACGGCGTTCGTGGAGCTCGAGCCCGCGGCCGATCCCGACGCCGTCCACCTCCCGGCCGAGCTCGAAGAGGCGCTCCGGCAGGACGACGCGGCGCGCGAGCGGTTCGAGACGTTCACGCCCGGCCGCCAGCGGTCGCTCGGCGTCTACATCGACCAGGCCAAGCGCCCGGCCACGCGCGTCCGGCGCGCGCTCGACCTGTGCGAGAAGATCCGGACGCGCACGCTCTACGGCGACCGCGACTAG